A genomic stretch from Calidithermus timidus DSM 17022 includes:
- a CDS encoding branched-chain amino acid ABC transporter permease, whose protein sequence is MDWTIFSFLLADGLQNGTIYALLALCLVLVFAVTRVILVPLGELLMFAPLSYALLLQGQFPGTAWLSASMLVAWALLDRSRLRLALALLLLAGGLLGLAYWGSHGAPGWVAWLLAVLVVLPMGPATYRLFFEPLPRGTVLVYLILAVGLHFVYQGLGLVFFGPEQYRPPPLLSGEANLGSLPLPRQVFVVYAFALLAMLGLYLFFTRSLYGKALRACAVNRLGARISGINPSEAGRVAFLLATAIAAVSGMLIAPLVNAAYFMGFLLGLKGFVAGILGGLISYPMAVGGALVVGLLESYSSFVASAYKEAIVFALLLPVLFWRSLRTLELGGEEE, encoded by the coding sequence ATGGACTGGACGATCTTCTCCTTCCTCCTGGCCGATGGGCTGCAGAACGGCACCATCTACGCGCTGCTGGCGCTGTGCCTGGTGCTGGTCTTCGCGGTGACCCGGGTGATCCTGGTGCCGCTGGGCGAGCTGTTGATGTTTGCACCGCTCTCCTACGCGCTCTTGCTGCAGGGCCAGTTTCCCGGCACCGCCTGGCTCTCGGCGTCCATGCTGGTAGCCTGGGCCCTCCTCGATCGCAGCCGCCTGCGGCTGGCCCTGGCGCTGTTGCTCCTGGCAGGGGGGCTGCTGGGGCTGGCCTACTGGGGCTCCCACGGGGCTCCGGGATGGGTGGCCTGGCTGCTGGCCGTGCTGGTCGTGCTGCCGATGGGGCCGGCCACCTACCGCCTGTTCTTCGAGCCGCTGCCCAGGGGCACAGTGCTGGTCTACCTGATCCTGGCGGTGGGCCTGCACTTCGTGTACCAGGGGCTAGGGCTGGTCTTCTTTGGGCCGGAACAGTACCGACCACCGCCTTTGCTCTCGGGTGAGGCCAACCTGGGCTCGCTACCCCTGCCGCGCCAGGTCTTCGTGGTCTATGCCTTCGCCCTCCTGGCGATGCTGGGGTTGTACCTCTTCTTCACGCGCAGCCTCTACGGCAAGGCCCTCAGGGCCTGTGCGGTCAACCGGCTGGGGGCCCGCATCAGCGGCATCAACCCCAGCGAGGCCGGGCGGGTGGCCTTCCTGCTGGCCACGGCCATAGCCGCCGTGAGCGGCATGCTGATCGCCCCGCTGGTCAACGCGGCCTACTTCATGGGCTTCCTGCTGGGGCTCAAGGGCTTCGTGGCCGGTATCCTGGGCGGGCTCATCAGCTACCCGATGGCCGTAGGCGGGGCGCTGGTGGTGGGACTGCTGGAGTCCTACAGTTCCTTCGTAGCCAGCGCCTATAAGGAAGCCATCGTCTTCGCCCTGCTGCTGCCGGTGCTCTTCTGGCGCAGCCTGCGCACCCTCGAGCTGGGAGGTGAGGAGGAGTGA
- a CDS encoding ABC transporter substrate-binding protein: MKRWFFLLVAALGLALSQQPAPLKIGVVVSATGPAASLGIPEKNTFLLLEEEANKRGVAGRRVQFIILDDASDTTQAVRSTRKLIQEDGVLAIIGTTTTPASLGMIDVVAEAKVPMISLAASKSIIAPVDAKRSWVFKTPQTEELMARAIIADMKERGVKSVAYIGFNDAYGEGWWTFFSQEAKEGGLNVVASERYARTDTSVTGQILKIIAARPDAVLIGASGTPAVLPQRTLNERGYKGLIYQTHGVANPDFLRVGGKDVEGTLLPAGPILVAEQLPSGFPSKRPALDYITRYETKFGIGSYSTFGAHAYDAWLILRPALERALKNANPDNLTAFRAALRDELEATKNVVASHGVFNYSKDDHLGLRFQDTAVMVQVQNGRWKLVRTFR, translated from the coding sequence ATGAAACGATGGTTCTTTCTTCTCGTCGCGGCATTAGGTTTAGCCCTCTCCCAGCAACCCGCCCCCCTCAAAATCGGGGTGGTGGTCTCGGCCACCGGTCCGGCGGCCAGCCTGGGCATCCCCGAGAAGAACACCTTCTTGCTGCTGGAGGAAGAAGCCAACAAGCGGGGAGTCGCCGGGCGCAGGGTGCAGTTCATCATCCTCGACGATGCCTCCGACACCACCCAGGCCGTGCGCAGCACCCGCAAGCTGATCCAGGAAGATGGGGTGCTGGCCATCATCGGCACCACCACCACCCCGGCCTCCTTGGGTATGATCGACGTGGTGGCCGAAGCCAAAGTGCCCATGATCTCGCTGGCCGCCTCCAAATCCATCATCGCCCCCGTGGACGCCAAGCGTAGCTGGGTTTTCAAGACCCCCCAGACCGAAGAGCTCATGGCCCGCGCCATCATCGCCGACATGAAGGAACGCGGGGTCAAGAGCGTAGCCTACATCGGCTTCAACGACGCCTACGGCGAGGGCTGGTGGACCTTCTTTTCGCAAGAAGCCAAGGAAGGGGGCCTCAACGTCGTAGCCAGCGAGCGTTATGCCCGCACCGACACCTCGGTTACCGGCCAGATCCTCAAGATCATCGCTGCCCGTCCCGACGCCGTGCTCATCGGGGCTTCGGGTACCCCGGCAGTGTTGCCCCAGCGCACGCTGAACGAACGTGGCTACAAGGGATTGATCTACCAGACCCACGGCGTGGCCAACCCCGACTTCCTGCGCGTGGGCGGCAAGGACGTCGAGGGAACCCTGCTGCCCGCCGGGCCTATCCTGGTGGCCGAGCAACTGCCCTCCGGCTTCCCCTCCAAGCGGCCCGCACTGGACTACATCACCCGCTACGAGACCAAATTCGGCATCGGCAGCTACTCCACTTTCGGAGCCCACGCCTACGACGCTTGGCTGATCCTCAGGCCGGCCCTCGAGCGCGCCCTCAAGAACGCCAACCCCGACAACCTCACGGCCTTCCGCGCGGCCCTGCGCGATGAGCTCGAGGCCACTAAGAACGTCGTGGCCTCGCACGGGGTGTTCAACTACTCCAAGGACGACCACCTGGGCCTGCGCTTCCAGGACACCGCCGTGATGGTGCAGGTGCAGAACGGACGGTGGAAGCTGGTGCGGACGTTCAGGTAA